Proteins encoded in a region of the Tribolium castaneum strain GA2 chromosome 7, icTriCast1.1, whole genome shotgun sequence genome:
- the LOC656326 gene encoding cytochrome b-c1 complex subunit Rieske, mitochondrial has product MSLLRRIISRFAHTDIQVPDFTPYRRNPNPCSSSSSSAPSRHLVPYMVSGTAVTVALYGAKAEVIRYVEFMAASADVLALAKIEIKLEDIPEGKNATFKWRGKPLFIKHRTPEEIQTERSVDVATLRHPEHDSERVKDPAWLVVIGVCTHLGCVPIANAGDWGGYYCPCHGSHYDSSGRIRKGPAPTNLEVPEYHFPDAGTLIVG; this is encoded by the coding sequence atgtcactCCTCCGTCGCATCATCTCCCGCTTCGCCCACACCGACATCCAGGTGCCCGACTTCACCCCCTACCGGCGCAACCCCAACCCCTGCTCGTCCTCCTCTTCCAGCGCCCCGTCGCGCCACCTGGTGCCCTACATGGTCTCCGGCACCGCCGTGACCGTCGCCCTCTACGGCGCCAAAGCGGAAGTCATCCGCTACGTGGAGTTCATGGCGGCCTCCGCCGACGTGCTCGCCCTCGCCAAGATCGAGATCAAGCTGGAGGACATCCCCGAGGGCAAGAACGCCACGTTCAAGTGGCGCGGCAAACCCCTGTTCATCAAACACCGCACTCCGGAGGAGATCCAGACGGAGCGGAGCGTCGACGTCGCGACGCTCCGGCACCCGGAGCACGACTCCGAGCGGGTCAAGGACCCGGCGTGGCTGGTGGTCATCGGGGTGTGCACCCATCTGGGGTGCGTGCCCATCGCCAACGCGGGCGACTGGGGAGGGTATTACTGCCCATGTCATGGGTCCCATTACGACTCCTCCGGGCGGATCCGGAAAGGGCCGGCGCCCACGAACCTGGAGGTGCCCGAGTACCATTTCCCAGACGCTGGGACGCTAATTGTTGGCTGA